In Stigmatopora nigra isolate UIUO_SnigA chromosome 2, RoL_Snig_1.1, whole genome shotgun sequence, a single window of DNA contains:
- the LOC144209452 gene encoding troponin I, fast skeletal muscle-like, translating to MATEKRLSARRKHTLKSCMLVVANNLLEAEGVEKAGERERFLSDKCPSMDIPYSGDELRELCKKLREQIDESEEERYCLEFKLDMVINEVRDLNIKIVDLRGKFKRPRLKKVRMSADAMLKALLGSKHTVNMDLRANLKQVKKEVKEEDKQLRDVGDWRKNIEDKSDRKKMFDS from the exons ATGGCCACTGA GAAGCGACTATCTGCCAGGCGCAAGCATACTCTGAAG AGTTGCATGCTGGTGGTGGCCAACAACCTCCTGGAGGCTGAGGGTGTTGAGAAGGCTGGGGAACGAGAGAGGTTCCTGTCAGACAAATGTCCTTCAATGGATATTCCATACTCGGGCGATGAGTTGCGG GAGCTCTGCAAGAAACTACGTGAGCAGATAGATGAGAGCGAGGAAGAACGTTACTGCCTTGAGTTCAAGCTGGACATGGTTATCAATGAG GTCCGGGATCTGAACATCAAGATCGTAGATCTGAGGGGTAAGTTCAAGAGACCACGTCTGAAGAAGGTGCGCATGTCTGCTGACGCCATGCTGAAAGCTCTACTGGGCTCCAAACACACCGTCAACATGGACCTCAGGGCCAACCTCAAGCAggtcaaaaaggaagtcaaggagGAG GACAAGCAGCTTCGTGACGTTGGTGATTGGCGTAAGAACATCGAGGACAAATCAGACAGGAAGAAGATGTTTGACAGCTAA